The window TCGGTCCCCTGCAACCCATCGCTCATGCGAGAGTACAAGATGCGCCGGGGCGAGCACCTCGAGGACCGCGTCCCAGACATGGAGGCGTTCATCGAGGAGTACTTCGGGGCGATCACGGGGACAGAGGAGTACAACGACACCGAACTGTTCGTCGTCGAGGATCCCGACAACCCCGCCTTCGACCGCGTCGTCGCCGGCACCGTCGAGTACGGCAGCAAGAAGGACAAGCTCGCGCTGGACATCGAGGAACGGCCCGCCGAGGAGGTCATCGCCGAGGGCCACGTCGAGGCCGC of the Halomicrobium salinisoli genome contains:
- a CDS encoding DUF5611 family protein, encoding MREYKMRRGEHLEDRVPDMEAFIEEYFGAITGTEEYNDTELFVVEDPDNPAFDRVVAGTVEYGSKKDKLALDIEERPAEEVIAEGHVEAAEDAVNAKNDFLEEATGRDAKARRDSMKRSVEDDAETPDNV